One segment of Alligator mississippiensis isolate rAllMis1 chromosome 13, rAllMis1, whole genome shotgun sequence DNA contains the following:
- the LOC102570470 gene encoding myeloid-associated differentiation marker homolog, translating into MPVTGMNARSLISPVGITRFFEIFLSCTAFSLVANAKAFSGPYGTWCMFSWCFCFAVTVLIIVLELTELFPRLPLSWDDFTSAFSMLAALMIFTSSIVYPSVYIHGTCSTSVCARQAAATAMSCLCFIAYAIEVGLTRARPGDVSSFLSTVPGLLKVFEAYVACLIFSLVDNGHSYYHLPGLQWSMAVYCICFILTLLIIILTIGQCLAYIPFPLEKVLVGYNALAVLMYLTTAVIWPYYSFKGVSRPSPCNSDCQWNSKLGVTFLTYFNLIAYIVDLVYSSKMVFFVTATT; encoded by the coding sequence ATGCCAGTCACTGGGATGAATGCCCGCTCCTTGATCTCCCCAGTTGGGATCACCCGGTTCTTTGAGATCTTCTTGTCCTGCACGGCCTTCAGCCTGGTGGCCAATGCCAAGGCCTTCTCAGGCCCCTATGGGACCTGGTGCATGTTCAGCTGGTGCTTTTGCTTTGCTGTGACAGTGCTCATCATAGTGCTGGAGCTGACCGAGCTGTTCCCCAGGCTCCCACTCTCCTGGGACGACTTCACCTCCGCCTTCTCCATGCTGGCAGCGCTCATGATCTTCACCTCATCCATTGTGTACCCCTCCGTCTACATCCATGGCACATGCTCCACCAGCGTCTGTGCTCGACAGGCTGCAGCTACCGCCATGTCCTGTCTCTGCTTCATCGCCTACGCCATTGAGGTGGGCCTGACTAGGGCTCGGCCTGGAGATGTCAGCAGCTTCCTCTCTACAGTGCCTGGCCTCCTGAAGGTATTTGAAGCCTACGTGGCCTGCCTGATCTTCTCCCTTGTGGACAATGGCCATTCGTACTATCATTTGCCCGGTCTGCAGTGGTCCATGGCAGTCTACTGCATCTGCTTCATCCTCACACTGCTCATTATCATCCTCACCATTGGCCAGTGTCTTGCCTACATTCCCTTCCCCCTGGAGAAGGTCCTGGTAGGTTACAATGCCCTGGCTGTGCTGATGTACCTGACCACAGCAGTCATCTGGCCCTACTACAGCTTCAAGGGTGTGTCCAGGCCAAGCCCCTGCAACAGCGACTGTCAATGGAACAGCAAACTGGGTGTGACCTTTCTCACCTACTTCAACCTCATCGCCTACATTGTGGACCTAGTGTACTCCTCCAAGATGGTCTTCTTTGTGACTGCAACCACCTAA